In Oryza brachyantha chromosome 1, ObraRS2, whole genome shotgun sequence, the following are encoded in one genomic region:
- the LOC102708675 gene encoding mitogen-activated protein kinase kinase kinase 17-like, which produces MEGAVDGRWTRVRTLGRGASGAVVSLAVDDSSGALFAVKSAAAAKVAEQLVREGRILSGLRSPHVLPCLGFLADAGGECQLFLEFAPGGSLADVVARSGGRLDERAIRAYAADVASGLAYLHGMSLVHGDVKGRNVVVGADDRAKIADFGCARTVGSSQPIGGTPAFMAPEVARGEEQGPAADVWALGCTVIEMATGRAPWSYMEDILSVVHRIGYTDAVPEVPGWLSVEAKDFLARCFARNPRERWTASQLLEHPFLASAGSSVKAGEAAPQWASPKSTLDAAFWESDTDDEEDDMSESPAERIRALACPCSALPDWDSDEGWIEVLNEPCEPCDMSVPKDAAEEKGCVLTEVFSGVDADCADPEFTVRLITVACIGQQEVFCLGFTNGPLVFPINKSELTKSLFRTNCLLVLASTHFLPLVYDYPICTNLTKLATAEPVCNIRLFQKHCSRPPQKKCKNLFRNDRQYIRSCLMGPC; this is translated from the coding sequence ATGGAGGGAGCAGTAGACGGAAGGTGGACGCGCGTCCGCACGCTCGGTCGCGGTGCGTCCGGCGCCGTGGTGTCCCTCGCCGTCGATGACAGCTCGGGCGCGCTCTTCGCGGTcaagtcggcggcggcggcgaaggtggCGGAGCAGCTCGTGCGCGAGGGGCGCATACTGTCCGGGCTGCGCTCGCCGCACGTCCTCCCCTGCCTTGGCTTCCTCGCCGATGCGGGTGGCGAGTGCCAGCTGTTCCTCGAGTTCGCGCCCGGCGGCTCGCTCGCCGACGTGGTGGCGAGGAGTGGGGGGCGGCTCGACGAGCGCGCCATCCGCGCGTACGCGGCGGACGTGGCGAGCGGCCTGGCTTACCTCCACGGGATGTCGCTCGTGCACGGGGATGTCAAGGGGAGGAACGTCGTGGTCGGCGCCGACGACCGGGCCAAGATAGCGGATTTTGGGTGCGCCAGGACGGTGGGCTCCAGCCAGCCAATCGGCGGCACGCCGGCGTTCATGGCGCCAGAGGTGGCGCGTGGGGAGGAGCAAGGGCCAGCGGCTGATGTCTGGGCGCTGGGCTGCACCGTCATCGAGATGGCCACCGGCCGCGCCCcgtggagctacatggaagaCATCCTCTCGGTTGTGCACCGGATTGGCTACACGGACGCCGTGCCGGAGGTGCCCGGGTGGCTGTCCGTGGAGGCGAAGGACTTCTTGGCCCGGTGCTTCGCAAGAAACCCACGCGAGCGGTGGACGGCGTCGCAGCTCCTGGAGCACCCGTTCCTGGCATCAGCCGGCTCCAGCGTGAAGGcaggggaggcggcgcccCAATGGGCGTCGCCCAAGAGCACGCTGGATGCGGCGTTCTGGGAGTCGGACACGGacgacgaggaagacgacATGTCAGAGAGCCCCGCGGAGAGGATCAGAGCATTGGCTTGTCCCTGCTCAGCCTTGCCGGATTGGGACTCCGACGAGGGCTGGATCGAAGTGCTCAACGAGCCATGCGAACCTTGCGACATGTCAGTGCCCAAGGATGCGGCCGAAGAGAAGGGGTGCGTTCTCACGGAAGTGTTCTCCGGTGTTGATGCAGATTGTGCTGATCCTGAGTTCACTGTACGATTGATTACTGTTGCTTGCATTGGGCAGCAAGAAGTGTTCTGCCTGGGTTTCACTAATGGCCCACTTGTATTTCCTATTAATAAAAGTGAATTAACAAAGTCTTTGTTTCGCACAAATTGCCTTCTCGTTCTTGCTTCTACTCATTTTCTTCCACTAGTATATGATTATCCGATTTGCACTAATCTGACGAAATTAGCAACCGCTGAACCGGTGTGCAATATACGATTATTCCAGAAACATTGTTCTAGACCCCCTCAAAAGAAATGCAAGAATCTGTTCAGGAATGACCGGCAGTATATCCGCTCATGCCTCATGGGGCCATGCTAA
- the LOC102708397 gene encoding mitogen-activated protein kinase kinase kinase 17-like — MTIAVSGSWTRLRTLGRGASGAVVSLAEDGASGELFAVKTAGAAEAAMLRRERGMMSGLSSPHVVPCIGGSDGPDGSYNLFLEFAPGGSLADEVARNGGHLEECAIRVYAADVLRGLAYLHGRSLVHGDVKARNIVIGVDGLAKLADFGCAKTMDSARPVGGTPAFMAPEVARGEEQGPAADVWALGCTIIEMATGRAPWSDMDDVLAAVHRIGYTDAVPEVPAWLSAEAKDFLAMCLVRNASNRSTAAQLLDHPFVAFACHEVKAAQPLRWVSPKSTLDAAFWESETDDEEEAHETAESLRLCDRIKSLACSVSALPDWDSDEGWIDLFVEQCESRDSEEAKESVDVAGSAPSKVSSAATVPAAEVVAVGGGCRPSDELDVEDRPFHGDILASDRSIERRNKVCASSDNDVLLFRLLCNGIYAMEFFQLFTNLAALLCFVPAVPTLFSSNRELQACIE; from the coding sequence ATGACGATTGCAGTGAGCGGGAGCTGGACGCGGCTGCGGACGCTGGGCCGTGGCGCGTCGGGCGCCGTGGTGTCGctggcggaggacggcgcgtCCGGGGAGCTGTTCGCGGTCAAgaccgccggcgcggcggaggcggcgatgctGAGGAGGGAGCGGGGGATGATGTCCGGGCTGTCCTCTCCGCACGTCGTGCCCTgcatcggcggcagcgacggccccGACGGGTCGTACAATCTATTCCTTGAGTTCGCCCCTGGTGGGTCGCTCGCCGACGAGGTTGCCAGGAATGGAGGTCACCTCGAGGAGTGCGCGATCAGGGTATACGCCGCGGATGTCCTGCGCGGGCTGGCGTACCTCCACGGGAGGTCGCTCGTGCACGGGGATGTCAAGGCGAGGAACATAGTGATCGGCGTCGATGGGCTCGCCAAGCTCGCCGACTTCGGGTGTGCGAAGACCATGGATTCGGCGCGGCCTGTGGGAGGCACACCAGCGTTCATGGCGCCGGAGGTGGCCCGCGGGGAGGAGCAGGGGCCAGCGGCAGACGTCTGGGCTCTCGGATGCACGATCATCGAGATGGCCACCGGGCGCGCGCCGTGGAGCGACATGGACGACGTCCTTGCGGCCGTCCACCGGATTGGATACACGGACGCCGTGCCGGAGGTGCCGGCGTGGCTGTCAGCTGAGGCGAAGGACTTCCTGGCCATGTGCCTTGTGAGAAACGCCAGCAACCGGAGCACCGCGGCACAGCTCTTGGATCATCCTTTCGTGGCATTCGCCTGCCACGAAGTCAAGGCAGCGCAGCCGCTGAGGTGGGTCTCTCCGAAGAGCACACTGGACGCAGCATTCTGGGAATCGGAGActgacgacgaggaggaggcacaCGAGACAGCAGAGAGCCTGCGCCTCTGTGATAGGATCAAGTCATTGGCGTGCTCTGTTTCCGCCTTGCCGGATTGGGACTCCGACGAAGGCTGGATCGATCTGTTCGTTGAGCAGTGTGAATCTCGCGATTCGGAGGAGGCCAAGGAATCGGTTGATGTGGCGGGCAGCGCGCCAAGCAAAGTGAGCAGCGCCGCGACGGTGCCAGCTGCTGAAGTGGTGGctgtcggcggcggctgtcGTCCAAGCGATGAACTGGACGTGGAGGATCGGCCATTCCATGGCGATATCCTAGCCTCAGATCGTTCAATCGAGCGTCGGAATAAAGTCTGTGCTAGTTCAGACAACGATGTACTTCTATTTCGATTACTATGTAACGGAATTTATGCAATGGAATTCTTCCAGCTTTTCACAAATCTTGCTGCTCTGCTCTGTTTTGTTCCCGCCGTTCCCACTCTGTTTTCGTCAAATCGCGAGCTTCAGGCATGTATAGAGTAA
- the LOC102708953 gene encoding mitogen-activated protein kinase kinase kinase 17-like — MAKQLRRVRTLGRGASGAVVWLASDDDSGELVAVKSACAGGAAQLRREGRVLSGLCSPHIVPCLGSRAAAGGEYQLFLEFAPGGSLADEVARNGGCLEEPAIRAYAADVASGLAYLHGISLVHGDVKARNVVIGSDGRARLTDFGCARAMDSFGPIGGTPAFMAPEVARGEEQGPAADVWALGCTIIEMATGRAPWSDMDDILAAVHRIGYTDAVPELPAWLSSEAKDFLDGCFKRHATDRSTAAQLLEHPFIAAAAALDRRPEPAKQERASPKSTLQEACWDSDTDDEDDEMPTGAAERIGALACAASALPDWDSDEGWIELHDEGSFSPVTPPAIDADYVWAEASDPEFEQFAVAADGGHHLPRNEAEAIESSIRQGSYLCVHLGHCKNKFLHPFDTNGTGSVRFNCVCNRNRVMKSISLKFRLVCDQPVGAFKFSLRLLY; from the coding sequence ATGGCTAAGCAGCTCAGGCGGGTGCGCACGCTGGGCCGCGGCGCGTCCGGCGCCGTGGTGTGGCTCGCGTCCGACGACGACTCCGGGGAGCTCGTGGCGGTCAAGTCGGCCTgcgccggcggggcggcgcAGCTGCGGCGCGAGGGGCGCGTCCTGTCGGGGCTCTGCTCGCCGCACATCGTGCCCTGCCTCGgctcgcgcgccgcggctGGTGGCGAGTACCAGCTGTTCCTCGAGTTCGCGCCCGGGGGATCGCTCGCCGACGAGGTCGCCAGGAACGGGGGCTGCCTCGAGGAGCCGGCCATCAGGGCGTACGCCGCTGACGTGGCGAGCGGGCTTGCCTACCTCCACGGGATATCGCTGGTGCATGGCGACGTCAAGGCGAGGAACGTCGTGATCGGGAGCGACGGCCGGGCCAGGCTCACGGACTTCGGCTGCGCGAGGGCCATGGACTCGTTTGGGCCGATCGGCGGCACGCCGGCGTTCATGGCGCCGGAGGTGGCCCGCGGCGAGGAGCAGGGCCCGGCGGCCGACGTGTGGGCCCTCGGCTGCACCATCATCGAGATGGCCACCGGCCGCGCTCCGTGGAGTGACATGGACGACATCCTTGCCGCGGTCCACCGGATCGGGTACACGGACGCCGTGCCGGAGCTTCCCGCGTGGCTATCATCGGAGGCCAAGGATTTCTTGGACGGCTGCTTCAAAAGACACGCGACCGACCGGTCCACTGCGGCGCAGCTCCTGGAGCACCCTTtcattgccgccgccgcggccctcGACCGCAGGCCGGAGCCGGCGAAGCAAGAACGGGCCTCTCCCAAGAGCACGTTGCAGGAGGCTTGCTGGGACTCGGacaccgacgacgaggacgacgagatGCCaaccggcgcggcggagaggaTCGGTGCGTTGGCGTGCGCTGCCTCGGCCTTGCCGGACTGGGACTCTGACGAAGGCTGGATCGAGCTGCACGACGAGGGCTCCTTCTCCCCCGTCACGCCACCGGCCATCGACGCGGACTACGTCTGGGCCGAAGCGTCGGACCCAGAGTTCGAGCAgttcgccgtcgctgccgatGGCGGCCACCATCTCCCGCGCAATGAAGCAGAAGCGATCGAATCGTCCATTAGGCAGGGCAGTTACCTGTGCGTGCATCTAGGccattgcaaaaataaatttttacaccCGTTTGATACCAATGGGACTGGATCAGTGAGATTCAACTGTGTTTGTAACAGGAACAGAGTAATGAAATCAATTTCGCTCAAATTTCGCCTCGTTTGTGACCAACCAGTTGGTGCATTCAAATTTTCATTGCGTCTCCTTTACTAA
- the LOC121055178 gene encoding mitogen-activated protein kinase kinase kinase 17-like: MDAAAVMQKQLRRLRTLGRGASGAVVWLASDDASGELLAVKSAAGAGGAEQLRREGRVMSGLCSPHIVPCLGSRAAAGGEYQLFLEFAPGGSLADEAARSGGRLPESAVRAYAADVARALAYLHGNSLVHGDVKARNIMVGADGRAKLADFGCARRTDSEQPIGGTPAFMAPEVARGEKQGPAADVWALGCTVIEMATGRAPWSDMDDIFSAVHRIGYTDAVPEMPGCLSPEAKNFLSKCFTRNPRDRPTAAQLLEHPFLASASGDIDATAPKHGWVSPKSTLNADCWESDDDDDEGMSQSATKRIGALAITCSALPDWDSEDGWIDLQSDQTEASETPAPMVIAGADFGLWWETLDGEIDLHFVDVDDDDYVTRTVRARGFMEYDRPLGVRVSSDMLLSPVDCQRNDTVKFGCPCDENKVINFEFAQILSILHILYIFVKMIRTTNADTHRIKDNAIYRTGYVTEFI; encoded by the exons atggatgcggcggcggtgatgcaGAAGCAGCTCAGGCGGCTCCGCACGCTCGGCCGCGGCGCGTCGGGCGCCGTGGTGTGGCTCGCGTCGGACGACGCGTCGGGGGAGCTGCTGGCCGTCAagtcggcggccggcgcgggcggggcGGAGCAGCTGCGTCGCGAGGGGCGCGTCATGTCCGGGCTCTGCTCCCCGCACATCGTCCCGTGCCTCGGttcccgcgccgcggcgggcggggaGTACCAGCTCTTCCTCGAGTTCGCACCGGGCGGGTCGCTCGCCGACGAGGCCGCCAGGAGCGGGGGCCGCCTCCCGGAGAGCGCCGTCCGCGCGTACGCGGCGGACGTGGCGAGGGCGCTGGCCTACCTCCACGGTAACTCGCTGGTGCACGGGGACGTCAAGGCCAGGAACATCATGGTCGGCGCCGACGGGCGGGCCAAGCTCGCGGACTTCGGGTGCGCCAGAAGGACGGACTCCGAGCAGCCGATTGGCGGCACGCCCGCGTTCATGGCCCCTGAGGTGGCGCGCGGGGAGAAGCAGGGCCCGGCCGCCGACGTGTGGGCCCTCGGCTGCACCGTCATCGAGATGGCCACCGGCCGCGCCCCGTGGAGCGACATGGACGATATCTTCTCGGCCGTCCACCGGATCGGGTACACAGACGCAGTGCCAGAGATGCCCGGATGTCTCTCCCCGGAAGCGAAGAACTTCTTGTCCAAGTGCTTCACAAGAAACCCCCGGGACCGCCCGACCGCCGCGCAGCTACTGGAGCACCCATTTCTCGCATCCGCCTCCGGCGACATCGACGCAACGGCGCCGAAGCACGGCTGGGTGTCCCCCAAGAGCACACTCAACGCGGACTGCTGGGAAtccgatgacgacgacgacgagggcatGTCACAAAGCGCAACCAAGAGGATCGGCGCATTGGCGATCACCTGCTCTGCGTTGCCGGACTGGGACTCAGAGGATGGTTGGATCGACTTGCAAAGCGACCAAACTGAAGCTTCGGAAACACCGGCGCCCATGGTGATTGCCGGTGCAGATTTTGGTCTTTGGTGGGAAACATTGGACGGGGAGATTGATCTCCATTTCGTTGACGTGGATGACGATGACTATGTTACGCGAACTGTTCGAGCGCGTGGTTTCATGGAGTACGACAGACCACTGGGCGTGAGAGTGAGTAGTGATATGCTATTGAGTCCGGTTGATTGCCAGCGGAACGACACTGTAAAATTCGGTTGTCCTTGTGACGAGAACAAagtaataaattttgaatttgcaCAAATTCTGTCAATTCTTCacattctttatatttttgtgaaaatgatTCGTACTACAAACGCGGATACTCAC AGGATAAAAGATAATGCAATATATAGAACTGGCTACGTTACTGAGTTCATTTAG
- the LOC102722160 gene encoding membrane protein PM19L, which translates to MANAGLKPVAGLLLVLNFCMYVIVAAVGGWAINHAINTGFFIGAGLALPANFSPIYFPMGNAATGFFVIFAVIAGVVGAAAAIAGFYHVRAWSHESLPAAASSGFIAWTLTLLAMGLAVKEIDLHGRNARLKTMESFTIILSATQLFYLLAIHGGR; encoded by the exons ATGGCGAACGCGGGGCTGAAGCCGGTGGCCGGCCTTCTCCTGGTGCTCAACTTCTGCATGTACGTCATCgtggcggcggtcggcggctGGGCCATCAACCACGCCATCAACACCGGCTTCTTCATCG GTGCCGGGCTGGCGCTGCCGGCAAACTTCTCGCCGATCTACTTCCCGATGGGGAACGCCGCGACAGGGTTCTTCGTCATCTTCGCGGTGATCGCCGGagtcgtcggcgccgcggcggcgatcgcTGGGTTCTACCACGTCCGCGCGTGGAGCCACGAGagcttgccggcggcggcgtcctccgGGTTCATCGCCTGGACGCTCACCCTGCTCGCCATGGG GTTGGCCGTCAAGGAGATCGACCTGCACGGCAGGAATGCCAGATTG AAAACTATGGAGTCCTTCACCATCATTCTCTCGGCGACGCAGCTGTTCTACCTTCTCGCCATACACGGCGGGAGGTAG